A window from Anser cygnoides isolate HZ-2024a breed goose chromosome 1, Taihu_goose_T2T_genome, whole genome shotgun sequence encodes these proteins:
- the PHF5A gene encoding PHD finger-like domain-containing protein 5A isoform X1, whose amino-acid sequence MAKHHPDLIFCRKQAGVAIGRLCEKCDGKCVICDSYVRPCTLVRICDECNYGSYQGRCVICGGPGVSDAYYCKECTIQEKDRDGCPKIVNLGSSKTDLFYERKKYGFKKR is encoded by the exons atGGCCAAGCACCACCCGGACCTCATCTTCTGCCGCAAGCAGGCGGGCGTCG cGATTGGAAGACTTTGCGAAAAAT GTGATGGCAAATGTGTGATCTGTGACTCGTACGTGCGGCCCTGCACACTGGTGCGCATATGCGATGAGTGTAACTACGGCTCCTACCAAGGACGCTGCGTGATCTGCGGGGGTCCAGGAGTATCTGATGCCTACTACTGCAAGGAGTGCACCATCCAGGAAAAAGAT agaGATGGTTGCCCCAAGATCGTCAACCTGGGCAGTTCCAAGACGGATCTCTTCTACGAAAGGAAAAAGTACGGATTCAAGAAGAGGTGA
- the PHF5A gene encoding PHD finger-like domain-containing protein 5A isoform X2: MWLCGRSLHCCCIGDGKCVICDSYVRPCTLVRICDECNYGSYQGRCVICGGPGVSDAYYCKECTIQEKDRDGCPKIVNLGSSKTDLFYERKKYGFKKR; encoded by the exons ATGTGGCTCTGTGGGAGAAGCTTACACTGCTGCTGCATAG GTGATGGCAAATGTGTGATCTGTGACTCGTACGTGCGGCCCTGCACACTGGTGCGCATATGCGATGAGTGTAACTACGGCTCCTACCAAGGACGCTGCGTGATCTGCGGGGGTCCAGGAGTATCTGATGCCTACTACTGCAAGGAGTGCACCATCCAGGAAAAAGAT agaGATGGTTGCCCCAAGATCGTCAACCTGGGCAGTTCCAAGACGGATCTCTTCTACGAAAGGAAAAAGTACGGATTCAAGAAGAGGTGA
- the TOB2 gene encoding protein Tob2: MHLEIKVALNFIISYLYNKLPRRRADLFGEELERLLKKKYEGHWYPEKPLKGSGYRCVHIGETVDPVVELAAKRSGLAVEDVRANVPEELSVWIDPFEVSYQIGEKGSVKVLYLDDSEGCQAAELDKEIKSSFNPDAQVFVPIGSQDNSLSNSPSPSFGQSPSPTFIPRSAQPITFTTATFAATKFGSTKMKKGGGAGGGGGGAGAAPQPRMVRSPTTNLLKHKGLSLSMHSLNFVGSAGSQAPQSQLSPNAKEFVYSGGSPGAGGLFFDSAAGESQASSVPPASQFGAGTGGAFDMAQVFGGSTNSLFLEKSPFVEGLSYNLNAMQYPSQSFQPVVLAN, from the coding sequence ATGCATCTGGAGATTAAAGTTGCTCTTAACTTCATCATCTCATACCTGTACAACAAGCTTCCTCGGAGGCGGGCGGACCTGTTCGGTGAGGAGCTAGAGCGCctgctgaagaagaaatatgaGGGTCACTGGTACCCGGAGAAGCCTCTGAAGGGATCGGGCTATCGCTGCGTCCACATCGGGGAGACGGTGGACCCGGTGGTGGAGCTGGCGGCCAAGCGCAGCGGGCTGGCGGTGGAGGATGTGCGTGCCAACGTGCCGGAGGAGCTGAGCGTCTGGATCGATCCTTTCGAGGTGTCCTACCAGATCGGCGAGAAGGGCTCCGTCAAGGTCCTCTACCTGGACGACAGCGAGGGCTGCCAAGCCGCGGAGCTGGACAAAGAAATCAAGAGCAGCTTCAACCCCGACGCCCAGGTGTTCGTCCCCATCGGCAGCCAGGACAACTCGCTGTCCAACTCGCCGTCCCCCTCCTTCGGCCAGTCGCCCAGCCCCACCTTCATCCCGCGCTCTGCCCAGCCCATCACCTTCACCACTGCCACGTTCGCCGCCACCAAGTTCGGCTCGACCAAGATGAAGAAGGGCGGAGGAGCCGGAGGagggggcggcggagcgggggcCGCGCCGCAGCCGAGGATGGTCCGGTCTCCCACCACCAACCTGCTGAAGCACAAGGGCCTCTCCCTGTccatgcactctctgaactTCGTCGGGAGCGCTGGGAGCCAAGCCCCGCAGTCGCAGCTCTCCCCCAACGCCAAGGAGTTCGTTTACAGCGGCGGCTCGCCGGGAGCCGGCGGCCTCTTCTTCGACAGCGCTGCCGGCGAGAGCCAGGCCAGCAGCGTCCCGCCGGCCTCGCAGTTCGGCGCCGGCACGGGCGGCGCCTTCGACATGGCTCAGGTCTTCGGTGGCAGCACCAACAGCCTCTTCTTGGAGAAGTCTCCCTTCGTGGAAGGACTCAGCTACAACCTGAACGCCATGCAGTACCCCAGCCAGTCGTTCCAGCCCGTCGTCCTGGCCAACTGA